In Elephas maximus indicus isolate mEleMax1 chromosome 7, mEleMax1 primary haplotype, whole genome shotgun sequence, the following proteins share a genomic window:
- the MRGPRD gene encoding mas-related G-protein coupled receptor member D: MNQTLNSSETPQLTLNRMNALKAAYFVFSALATLTCVFGMVGNSLVIWLLSFHMQRTPFCVYVLNLAVADLLFLICMASVISLEIVLPDKISPEIIFQDKKVKALEVMRRVKYFAYVTGLSLLTAISTQRCLSVLFPIWYKCHSPRRLSIVVCALLWALSLLMNTLATFFCSRFGSRDEPWCLTVDIVLSILILGIFTPVMMLSSMILFVRVRRSAQQWRRRPSRLFVVILASVLVFLVCSLPLGIYWFILSWVNLQSQIETLYVSMSRLSSSLGSSANPIIYLLVGRRRSWSLREPLGTVLSRVLQEEEPELEGREMSSTGTDKVGPESQSPPVSAQASPAWGISTCRAATSACPCHAACVERCWEPRRLCTLPCWGCDPTMTSSPPSGHVSWTSPCGSALEIKCSLLV; encoded by the coding sequence GGCAACAGTCTGGTCATCTGGCTGCTGAGCTTCCACATGCAGAGGACCCCCTTCTGTGTCTACGTGCTCAACCTGGCAGTGGCTGACCTCCTCTTCCTCATCTGCATGGCCTCTGTGATAAGTCTAGAAATCGTCCTCCCGGACAAGATAAGTCCAGAAATCATCTTCCAGGACAAGAAGGTCAAGGCCCTAGAGGTGATGAGGAGGGTGAAGTACTTTGCATACGTGACAGGCCTGAGCCTGCTGACGGCTATCAGCACTCAGCGCTGCCTCTCCGTCCTCTTCCCCATCTGGTACAAGTGTCATAGTCCCCGACGCCTATCGATAGTGGTGTGTGCCCTGCTCTGGGCACTGTCCCTGTTGATGAACACATTGGCCACCTTCTTCTGCAGCCGGTTTGGGAGCCGTGATGAACCTTGGTGCCTAACGGTGGACATTGTTTTGAGCATCCTTATTCTGGGAATCTTCACACCTGTGATGATGCTGTCCAGCATGATCCTCTTTGTCCGGGTCCGGAGAAGTGCCCAGCAGTGGCGCCGCCGACCCTCAAGGTTGTTTGTAGTCATCCTGGCCTCGGTCTTGGTGTTCCTGGTCTGCTCCCTGCCCCTCGGCATTTACTGGTTCATCCTCTCCTGGGTAAACCTGCAGTCTcagatagagaccctatatgtcAGCATGTCCCGCCTCTCCTCGTCCCTGGGTAGCAGTGCCAACCCCATCATCTACCTTCTGGTGGGCAGACGGAGGAGCTGGAGCCTGCGGGAGCCCCTGGGGACTGTGCTCAGCAGGGTGCTGCAGGAGGAGGAGCCTGAGCTGGAGGGTAGGGAGATGTCATCCACAGGCACCGATAAAGTGGGGCCTGAGAGCCAGTCACCCCCAGTTTCTGCCCAGGCAAGCCCAGCCTGGGGGATTAGCACGTGTCGAGCTGCCACCTCCGCCTGTCCCTGCCATGCTGCCTGTGTGGAACGCTGTTGGGAGCCCCGAAGACTTTGTACCCTGCCATGTTGGGGTTGTGACCCTACCATGACCTCCAGCCCACCCTCAGGGCATGTGTCCTGGACCTCACCATGTGGCTCGGCCCTGGAGATAAAATGCAGCCTCCTGGTTTAG